One segment of Trichlorobacter ammonificans DNA contains the following:
- a CDS encoding NAD(P)-binding domain-containing protein, whose translation MSVELYDVVIIGGGPAGLATAYLCHKHGLSYLVLESGKAVFQGIANTYPQGKLVYPSKPKDAPEPFLIEELRPPDKPVTVESYLQYIQHFVQHENLNIRTEVAFEDIRDERDGLVVVTDKGLFKGRKVVLAFGSSIPRELSVYGDAKMVAKNVEDPSKFVGLKTLVIGGGNTAADVVIAILKAKREMHDTQPVYWAHKSEKFDVNKETAQRLGEEILLGGNIRLLPGATPRIGEVDNEGVDRLVIRINEFKQADNIDLYHALSFPMQNVIACIGSQGPVPIFDKLGIQTISCTAGVCKVAKEGDRLVLLTADFETTRKGVYVMGGAISPSYMKICEGAIQEEKHPNLIYTAINDAYHVVQGIRQKLGKA comes from the coding sequence ATGTCAGTTGAACTGTACGATGTCGTCATCATCGGCGGCGGACCGGCCGGCTTGGCCACCGCCTACCTCTGCCACAAGCACGGTCTTTCCTACCTGGTGCTGGAGTCGGGCAAGGCGGTGTTCCAGGGGATCGCCAACACCTATCCCCAGGGAAAGCTGGTCTACCCCTCCAAGCCCAAGGATGCGCCGGAGCCGTTTCTGATCGAGGAGTTGCGGCCCCCTGACAAGCCGGTGACCGTGGAGAGCTACCTGCAGTACATCCAGCACTTTGTCCAGCACGAGAACCTCAATATCCGCACCGAGGTGGCGTTTGAGGATATCCGGGACGAGCGGGACGGCCTGGTGGTGGTGACCGACAAGGGGCTGTTCAAGGGGCGCAAGGTGGTGCTGGCCTTTGGCAGCAGCATTCCCCGGGAACTGTCGGTCTACGGCGACGCCAAAATGGTGGCCAAGAACGTGGAGGACCCCAGCAAGTTCGTCGGCCTGAAGACCCTGGTCATCGGCGGCGGAAACACGGCGGCCGACGTGGTGATCGCCATCCTCAAAGCCAAGCGGGAGATGCACGACACCCAGCCGGTCTACTGGGCTCACAAGTCGGAGAAGTTCGACGTCAACAAGGAGACGGCCCAGCGCCTGGGCGAGGAGATCCTGCTGGGGGGGAACATCCGCCTGCTCCCCGGCGCCACCCCCCGCATCGGCGAAGTGGACAACGAAGGGGTTGACCGGCTGGTGATCCGGATCAACGAGTTCAAGCAGGCCGACAACATCGACCTCTACCACGCCCTGAGCTTCCCGATGCAGAACGTCATCGCCTGCATCGGCTCCCAGGGACCGGTGCCGATCTTCGACAAGCTGGGGATCCAGACCATCTCCTGCACCGCCGGGGTCTGCAAGGTGGCCAAGGAAGGGGACCGGCTGGTGCTTTTGACCGCCGACTTCGAGACCACCCGCAAGGGAGTCTACGTCATGGGGGGTGCCATCTCTCCCTCCTACATGAAGATCTGCGAAGGGGCGATCCAGGAGGAGAAGCATCCCAACCTGATCTACACCGCCATCAACGATGCCTACCACGTGGTGCAGGGTATCCGGCAGAAATTGGGGAAAGCATAA
- the rpmB gene encoding 50S ribosomal protein L28 has translation MSRKCEVCGKGPSTGNNVSHANNKSRTTWYPNLQKVKAVNNGTVRTVKVCTRCIRSGAVTKAL, from the coding sequence ATGTCAAGAAAATGTGAAGTTTGCGGCAAAGGCCCCAGCACCGGTAACAACGTCAGTCACGCCAACAACAAGTCGCGTACCACCTGGTATCCCAACCTGCAGAAGGTGAAGGCCGTCAACAACGGCACGGTGCGCACGGTCAAGGTCTGTACCCGCTGCATCCGGTCCGGCGCCGTCACCAAAGCGCTGTAG
- a CDS encoding deoxyribodipyrimidine photo-lyase, whose product MIDPRRIHLLNNCPEQTGPVLYWMSREQRVADNWGLCHAQQLALKRRQALVVVFTLADSFLGATLRQYGFMLRGLEQVRQQLAKLNIPFVLLRGEPRTELLRFIGASGAGCVVCDFDPLRIKRTWREGAAAAATVPFIEVDGHNIVPCRVASPKREYGAYTLRPKLHRLLPEFLTPLPRLERHPFPWSPPLRQEPFDLDRLLSELPCDRSVPEVSGFMPGEEAAAEALADFITTRLPGYALRRNDPCANGQSGLSPWLHFGQLSPQRVALAATAGNSDPDREAFLEELIVRRELADNFCWHCPGYDRLDAAPDWARATLEQHRHDPRPWCYGQDELEHAASHDPLWNAAQRELTTTGKMHGYLRMYWAKKILEWSASPEEALAHAIFLNDRYALDGRDPNGYAGIAWSVCGVHDRAWGRRPIFGTIRYMSFEGCRRKFDVARYSATVY is encoded by the coding sequence ATGATCGATCCCCGCCGCATCCACCTCCTGAACAACTGCCCGGAACAGACCGGCCCGGTGCTCTACTGGATGAGCCGGGAGCAGCGGGTTGCCGACAACTGGGGGCTCTGCCACGCCCAGCAACTGGCCCTGAAACGGCGGCAAGCGCTGGTGGTGGTTTTCACCCTGGCGGACAGCTTTCTGGGGGCCACCCTGCGCCAGTACGGCTTCATGCTGCGGGGGCTGGAGCAGGTGCGGCAGCAGCTGGCAAAACTGAATATCCCCTTTGTGCTGCTGCGGGGGGAGCCCCGGACAGAGCTGCTGCGCTTTATCGGGGCCAGCGGGGCCGGGTGCGTGGTCTGCGACTTCGACCCGTTGCGGATCAAGCGCACCTGGCGCGAGGGGGCTGCGGCCGCGGCAACGGTGCCGTTCATCGAGGTGGACGGCCACAACATCGTCCCCTGCCGTGTGGCCTCCCCCAAGCGGGAGTACGGCGCCTACACCCTGCGGCCCAAGCTGCACCGGCTGCTGCCGGAGTTTTTGACGCCCCTGCCCCGGCTTGAACGTCACCCTTTTCCCTGGAGCCCCCCCCTGCGGCAGGAGCCCTTTGACCTAGACCGGCTGCTGTCCGAGTTGCCCTGCGACCGTTCGGTTCCCGAGGTAAGCGGCTTCATGCCCGGCGAAGAGGCTGCCGCCGAAGCCCTGGCCGATTTCATCACCACCCGTCTGCCCGGCTATGCCCTACGCCGTAACGACCCCTGCGCCAACGGCCAGTCCGGCCTTTCCCCCTGGCTGCATTTCGGCCAGCTCTCTCCCCAGCGGGTGGCCCTGGCCGCGACTGCCGGCAACAGCGATCCCGACCGGGAAGCGTTCCTGGAAGAGCTGATCGTGCGGCGGGAGCTGGCGGACAACTTCTGCTGGCACTGCCCCGGCTACGACCGTCTGGATGCGGCGCCGGACTGGGCCCGCGCCACCCTGGAGCAGCACCGACACGATCCCCGTCCCTGGTGCTACGGGCAGGATGAGCTGGAGCACGCCGCCAGCCACGACCCGCTCTGGAACGCGGCGCAACGGGAGCTGACGACCACCGGCAAGATGCACGGGTACCTGCGGATGTACTGGGCCAAGAAAATCCTGGAGTGGTCCGCCTCGCCGGAAGAAGCCCTGGCCCACGCCATCTTCCTGAACGACCGTTACGCCCTGGACGGCCGCGATCCCAACGGCTACGCCGGCATCGCCTGGTCCGTCTGCGGCGTCCACGACCGGGCCTGGGGCCGCCGCCCCATCTTCGGCACCATCCGCTACATGAGCTTTGAGGGCTGCAGACGCAAGTTCGACGTGGCCCGCTACAGCGCAACCGTGTACTAG
- the gmk gene encoding guanylate kinase translates to MQPEGLLIVISAPSGAGKTTLCRELTRRFPALKESISYTTRQPRSGETDGVDYHFVTVERFREMIEADAFAEWAQVHDNYYGTAIATLEEARKGGIDILLDIDCQGAKILKNRGVTGVFVFVLPPSMAELRRRLESRSSDDRAVIERRIAAAASEIRESRWYDYIIVNDRLEDAQESLAAVVTAARCATGRMLGQVSKMFDI, encoded by the coding sequence ATGCAGCCAGAAGGACTTCTCATCGTCATCTCCGCCCCGTCAGGTGCGGGCAAGACCACCCTCTGCCGCGAGTTGACCCGTCGTTTTCCGGCCCTGAAGGAGTCGATCAGCTACACCACCCGCCAGCCCCGGTCCGGCGAGACGGACGGTGTGGACTACCATTTCGTCACCGTGGAGCGGTTCAGGGAAATGATCGAGGCCGATGCCTTTGCCGAATGGGCCCAGGTGCACGACAACTACTACGGTACTGCCATCGCCACCCTGGAGGAGGCCCGGAAGGGGGGAATCGACATCCTGCTGGATATCGACTGCCAGGGGGCCAAGATCCTGAAGAACCGCGGTGTGACCGGAGTCTTTGTCTTCGTGCTCCCCCCCAGCATGGCTGAGCTGCGCCGCCGCCTGGAATCTCGCTCCTCCGACGACCGCGCGGTGATCGAGCGCCGCATCGCCGCGGCGGCGTCTGAAATCAGGGAATCCCGCTGGTACGACTATATTATTGTCAACGACCGGCTTGAGGATGCCCAGGAGTCGCTGGCCGCCGTGGTAACCGCCGCCCGCTGCGCCACCGGCCGGATGCTGGGTCAGGTGTCGAAAATGTTTGATATTTGA
- a CDS encoding phosphotransferase, translating to MLLEMHCHTAEKSACSSVNAVELIRRVQARGLQGIVLTDHHALWSHDEVRELRSRAGVPEYFLILAAQEVTTADHGDVLVYGATLPIVRGTRLQDIREAWPKAALVLAHAYRKGRRPTDDLLSDPLLDGIEIFSSNHGVAENSRGLADWHRLRFTAIAGTDTHGSQYAGAYPTIFDHPLTDIDELAAELRAGRCRPFFKEIPRSGANAVVTEVTFGTKEGDENRERIIIRTLRDERKWRSTERAETVMAAVAAAGFGAGRYRVPRPIEIDRERMTSIEQGIRGKSLFDKICAADRNDGRRYLELAGRWLGRLHRAALAVTPPQQFAEREPARLAHYLSRFEAINHRHSERARQIARAVAAAERELVGSDGFVQGHGDYHPKNVMIGQDRQEDRSTLFVAAIDFSSSLMLPPAFDVGTFLAQYRNQFFGVPGILHDLPETIFLEAYLDEGPPVGDEFLWQVELFRARTNLSIASYLIRVGMGESEDLWRVLVDAEQSLNQVWTSP from the coding sequence ATGTTGCTGGAAATGCACTGTCATACTGCGGAAAAATCGGCCTGCAGCTCGGTCAATGCCGTTGAACTGATCCGGCGGGTGCAGGCCCGCGGTCTGCAGGGGATTGTGCTGACCGATCACCACGCTCTCTGGAGCCATGACGAGGTGCGGGAGTTGCGCAGCCGGGCCGGGGTACCGGAGTATTTCCTGATCCTAGCCGCCCAGGAAGTGACTACGGCCGACCACGGCGACGTGTTGGTGTACGGTGCCACGCTGCCGATTGTCCGGGGTACCCGGCTGCAGGATATTCGCGAAGCCTGGCCAAAGGCCGCCCTGGTGTTGGCCCATGCCTACCGCAAGGGACGGCGGCCCACGGACGACCTGCTGAGCGATCCGCTGCTGGACGGGATCGAAATCTTCAGCTCCAACCATGGCGTGGCGGAAAACAGTCGCGGCCTGGCCGACTGGCACCGCCTGCGTTTCACCGCCATTGCCGGCACCGACACCCACGGCAGCCAGTACGCCGGCGCCTACCCCACCATCTTCGACCATCCGCTGACGGATATCGACGAACTGGCCGCGGAACTGCGCGCCGGGCGCTGCCGTCCTTTTTTCAAGGAAATTCCCCGTTCCGGCGCTAATGCCGTGGTTACGGAGGTGACCTTCGGCACCAAGGAGGGAGACGAGAACCGGGAGCGGATCATCATCCGCACCCTGCGGGACGAGCGGAAATGGCGCAGCACCGAACGGGCGGAAACCGTGATGGCGGCCGTGGCCGCCGCCGGTTTCGGCGCGGGGCGCTACCGGGTGCCCCGCCCCATCGAAATCGACCGGGAACGGATGACGAGCATTGAGCAGGGGATCAGGGGAAAGTCGCTCTTCGACAAGATCTGCGCCGCCGACCGGAACGACGGCCGACGCTATCTGGAGCTGGCGGGACGCTGGCTGGGCAGATTGCATCGGGCAGCCCTGGCCGTTACGCCGCCGCAGCAGTTCGCGGAGCGGGAACCGGCACGGCTGGCCCACTACCTCTCCCGTTTCGAAGCGATTAACCATCGCCACAGCGAGCGAGCCCGCCAGATAGCCAGGGCAGTGGCTGCGGCTGAACGGGAACTGGTCGGCAGCGACGGTTTCGTGCAGGGACATGGCGACTATCATCCTAAGAACGTAATGATCGGCCAGGACCGCCAGGAGGATCGCAGCACCCTCTTTGTTGCAGCCATCGATTTCAGCAGTTCGCTGATGCTCCCCCCCGCCTTTGACGTGGGTACCTTTCTCGCCCAGTACCGTAACCAGTTCTTCGGCGTTCCCGGAATTCTGCACGACCTGCCGGAGACGATCTTTCTGGAAGCCTACCTGGACGAAGGACCACCGGTGGGTGATGAGTTTCTCTGGCAGGTGGAACTGTTCCGCGCCCGAACCAACCTCTCCATCGCTTCCTATCTGATCCGGGTCGGCATGGGGGAAAGCGAGGACCTCTGGCGGGTGCTGGTTGATGCGGAGCAGTCCTTGAACCAGGTCTGGACGTCGCCATGA
- a CDS encoding RelA/SpoT family protein, which produces MIRLNDILDMVASYNPSADLNLIRKAYVYCAKVHQGQTRLSGEPYIIHPLEVAGLLAGMRLDVPSIVTGFLHDTIEDTLTTSQELAEMFGQEVADLVDGVTKISKIHFKTKEENQAENFRKMLLAMANDIRVILVKLADRLHNMRTMQFQPDTKQRSISRETMDIYAPIAHRLGISWIKTELEDLSFRYLHPEIYDDLITKIQQKRQERKGYVEEVRSEIQQKLAEHGITGEVSGRTKHLYSIWRKMEKRNVDIDEIYDLTAFRVLVEDLRDCYGVLGVIHSSWKPVPGRFKDYIAMPKGNMYQSLHTTVIGPHGDRIEVQIRTHEMHRVAEAGIAAHWKYKEGKGYDEKEVKRFAWLRQLLEWQQELQDSREFMDSVKVELFPEEVYVFTPKGDVKGFPKGSTPIDFAYSVHTDVGHRCVGAKVNGKLVPLKHVLNTGDIVEVITSPHHTPSKDWLKIVHSSRARNKIRAWIKTEERKRSMVLGREICEKEFRKYSLNLQKLLKSGELKQVGQEFGFNSEDDLLAAVGYGKLSVGQVVGRLVPEERLKARQEQKESRISSVINKLKGRSSSAVEVGGLDDVMIRYAKCCNPLPGDEIIGFITRGQGVTIHTADCPFVAENDPERRIDVTWAKGKSAALPVKLRVLCHDVKGILATMTQAITNAEANIASAQIKSTVDKRGENIFEVNVTDLNHLHRVTNALMKIKGVIKVERLKH; this is translated from the coding sequence ATGATACGTCTCAACGACATTCTTGACATGGTTGCCAGCTACAACCCCTCGGCGGATCTGAACCTGATCCGCAAGGCCTACGTGTACTGCGCCAAGGTGCACCAGGGGCAGACCCGCCTGTCCGGTGAGCCGTACATCATTCATCCCCTGGAAGTGGCCGGCCTGCTGGCCGGCATGCGGCTGGACGTGCCCAGTATCGTTACCGGATTTCTCCACGACACCATTGAGGACACCCTGACCACCTCGCAGGAGCTGGCCGAGATGTTCGGCCAGGAGGTTGCCGACCTGGTGGACGGGGTCACCAAGATCAGCAAGATCCACTTCAAGACCAAGGAGGAGAATCAGGCGGAGAACTTCCGCAAGATGCTCCTGGCCATGGCCAACGACATCAGGGTGATCCTGGTGAAGCTGGCGGACCGGCTGCACAACATGCGCACCATGCAGTTCCAGCCGGACACCAAGCAGCGCTCCATCAGCCGCGAGACCATGGATATCTACGCCCCCATCGCCCACCGCCTGGGGATCTCCTGGATCAAGACCGAGCTGGAGGACCTCTCCTTCCGCTACCTGCACCCCGAGATCTACGACGACCTGATCACCAAGATCCAGCAGAAGCGGCAGGAGCGCAAAGGGTACGTGGAGGAGGTCCGTTCCGAGATCCAGCAGAAGCTGGCCGAACACGGCATCACCGGTGAGGTATCCGGCCGCACCAAGCACCTCTACTCCATCTGGCGCAAGATGGAGAAACGCAACGTGGATATTGACGAAATTTACGACCTGACCGCGTTCCGGGTGCTGGTGGAGGATTTGCGGGACTGTTACGGCGTGCTGGGGGTGATCCATTCTTCCTGGAAACCGGTGCCGGGGCGGTTCAAAGACTATATCGCCATGCCCAAGGGGAACATGTACCAGTCGCTGCATACCACGGTGATCGGTCCCCACGGCGACCGGATCGAGGTACAGATCCGCACCCACGAGATGCACCGGGTGGCGGAGGCCGGCATCGCGGCCCACTGGAAGTACAAGGAAGGCAAGGGGTACGACGAGAAGGAGGTCAAGCGCTTTGCCTGGCTGCGGCAACTGCTGGAGTGGCAGCAGGAGCTGCAGGACTCCCGCGAATTCATGGATTCGGTGAAGGTAGAGCTGTTCCCCGAAGAGGTCTACGTCTTCACCCCCAAGGGGGATGTGAAGGGATTTCCCAAGGGCTCCACCCCCATTGACTTCGCCTACAGCGTCCATACCGACGTGGGTCACCGCTGTGTCGGCGCCAAGGTCAACGGCAAGCTGGTGCCGCTCAAGCATGTGCTGAACACCGGCGACATCGTGGAGGTGATCACCTCCCCCCACCACACCCCCAGCAAGGACTGGCTGAAGATCGTCCACTCCTCCCGGGCCCGCAACAAGATCAGGGCCTGGATCAAGACCGAGGAGCGCAAACGCAGCATGGTGCTGGGACGGGAGATCTGCGAGAAGGAGTTCCGCAAGTATTCCCTGAACCTGCAGAAACTGCTGAAAAGCGGCGAACTCAAACAGGTGGGCCAGGAGTTCGGCTTTAACAGCGAGGACGACCTGCTGGCTGCCGTGGGGTACGGCAAGCTTTCCGTAGGCCAGGTAGTGGGCAGGCTGGTGCCGGAAGAGCGGCTGAAGGCGCGCCAGGAGCAGAAGGAATCGCGCATCAGCAGCGTCATCAACAAGCTCAAAGGGCGTTCTTCCAGCGCCGTTGAGGTGGGCGGCCTGGACGATGTCATGATCCGCTACGCCAAATGCTGCAATCCCCTGCCGGGTGACGAGATCATCGGTTTCATCACCAGGGGCCAGGGGGTGACAATCCACACTGCCGACTGTCCTTTTGTGGCGGAAAATGACCCGGAACGGCGCATTGACGTCACCTGGGCCAAGGGCAAGAGTGCCGCGCTTCCCGTGAAGCTGCGGGTACTTTGCCACGATGTCAAAGGAATTCTGGCCACCATGACCCAGGCCATCACCAACGCCGAAGCCAATATCGCCAGCGCCCAGATCAAGAGCACCGTGGACAAGCGGGGCGAAAACATCTTCGAGGTGAACGTCACCGACCTGAATCACTTACATCGCGTCACCAATGCCCTGATGAAGATTAAGGGCGTCATCAAGGTGGAGCGGTTGAAACATTGA
- a CDS encoding RidA family protein, whose translation MEIVATDKAPAAIGPYSQAVKSGSLLFCSGQIPLVPETGEMVTGDIRQETEQVMNNLSAVLAAGGTGFDRVVRTTIYLVDMADFPVVNEVYGSFFSAAKPARATVAVAALPRGARVEIDAVAEL comes from the coding sequence ATGGAAATTGTGGCAACAGACAAGGCGCCGGCGGCTATAGGTCCCTATTCCCAGGCAGTGAAAAGCGGCTCCCTGCTCTTCTGCTCGGGTCAGATTCCGCTGGTGCCGGAAACCGGCGAAATGGTCACGGGTGACATCAGGCAGGAAACAGAACAGGTGATGAACAACCTGTCGGCAGTGTTGGCTGCCGGCGGTACCGGTTTTGACCGGGTGGTCAGGACCACCATCTACCTGGTGGACATGGCTGATTTTCCAGTAGTGAACGAGGTATACGGCAGCTTCTTCAGTGCGGCGAAACCGGCACGGGCCACCGTAGCGGTGGCGGCACTGCCCAGAGGAGCACGGGTGGAGATCGACGCCGTCGCCGAACTCTAG
- a CDS encoding HAD-IA family hydrolase, whose product MFLDWNHIDTVLLDMDGTILDRHFDDHFWLEHLPKQWAARHRVPLPQAKEQLYALFRSQERTLNWTDLDYWSERLGMDVPQLKLEIEHLIAVHPGVVEFLLFCRRHGKQLWLVTNAHSKTLDIKLKKTRVGPYFDGVVSAHQVGVPKEDPGFWDRLQRFVSYAPERTLLGEDTEDNLETARLYGIGYLLHVCRYSSTVCPVPSSRFVSIDYFTRLLPAEGCTAVSIGQMQGELADVS is encoded by the coding sequence ATGTTTCTTGACTGGAACCATATCGATACCGTGCTGCTGGACATGGACGGCACCATCCTGGACCGGCATTTCGACGACCATTTCTGGCTGGAACACCTGCCGAAGCAATGGGCTGCCCGCCACAGGGTGCCGCTCCCCCAGGCCAAGGAACAGCTCTACGCCCTGTTCCGCTCCCAGGAGCGGACCCTGAACTGGACCGACCTGGATTACTGGTCGGAGCGCCTGGGAATGGACGTCCCCCAACTGAAACTGGAGATCGAGCACCTGATCGCCGTGCATCCCGGCGTGGTGGAGTTCCTGCTCTTCTGCCGCCGGCACGGCAAACAGCTCTGGCTGGTGACCAACGCCCATTCCAAGACCCTGGATATCAAGCTGAAGAAGACGCGGGTCGGCCCCTACTTCGACGGCGTGGTGTCGGCCCACCAGGTGGGGGTGCCCAAGGAAGACCCCGGTTTCTGGGATCGGCTGCAACGCTTCGTCAGCTACGCTCCCGAGCGCACCCTGCTGGGGGAGGATACTGAGGACAATCTTGAAACGGCCCGGCTTTACGGCATCGGCTACCTGCTGCATGTCTGCCGCTACAGCTCCACCGTCTGTCCGGTGCCCTCCTCCCGTTTCGTGTCCATCGACTACTTTACCCGCCTGCTGCCGGCCGAAGGGTGTACGGCCGTGTCCATCGGGCAGATGCAAGGAGAACTCGCAGATGTCAGTTGA
- a CDS encoding YicC/YloC family endoribonuclease — protein MIRSMTGYGKGETVSARGRCLVEVRTVNHRYGEVTVKLPRSFLACEHELRKLAAARIKRGKADLFVQWEPAADAAAAPPVNLEAARGYHEAFRHLAHELRLSPEIPLSLIVAQRNVLQESVTEDSPDLLPQVLEAATAALDSLDAMRLQEGTALVVDLRQRRQTLEELVGRIRDRVPAMLDEFRAKLEQRLAKLLGDTQLDPQRLAQEVAILADKSDVTEELVRLASHFVQFDETLTLREPVGRKLDFLMQELNREVNTIGSKSGDVEITSLVVALKAEMEKMREQVQNIE, from the coding sequence ATGATACGCAGCATGACCGGCTACGGCAAAGGCGAGACGGTATCGGCCCGGGGGCGCTGCCTGGTGGAGGTGCGCACGGTGAACCACCGCTACGGCGAGGTGACCGTGAAGCTGCCCCGCTCTTTCCTGGCCTGCGAGCACGAACTGCGCAAGCTGGCCGCGGCCCGGATCAAGCGGGGCAAGGCCGACCTGTTCGTGCAGTGGGAACCGGCTGCCGATGCGGCTGCGGCCCCGCCGGTGAACCTGGAGGCGGCCCGTGGCTACCACGAGGCGTTCAGGCACCTGGCCCACGAACTGCGCCTCTCCCCGGAGATTCCGCTCTCCCTGATCGTGGCCCAGCGCAACGTGCTGCAGGAGTCCGTGACCGAAGACAGCCCGGACCTGCTGCCCCAGGTGCTGGAAGCGGCAACGGCGGCCCTGGACTCCCTGGATGCCATGCGGCTTCAGGAAGGGACAGCCCTGGTCGTTGACCTGCGGCAGCGCCGCCAGACCCTGGAAGAGTTGGTGGGACGGATCAGGGACCGGGTTCCGGCCATGCTCGACGAGTTCCGGGCCAAGCTGGAGCAGCGGCTGGCCAAGTTGCTGGGGGACACCCAGCTTGACCCGCAGCGCCTGGCCCAGGAGGTGGCGATCCTGGCGGACAAGAGCGACGTCACCGAGGAACTGGTACGCCTGGCCAGCCATTTCGTGCAGTTCGACGAGACCCTTACCCTGCGGGAGCCGGTGGGACGCAAGCTGGACTTCCTGATGCAGGAGCTGAACCGGGAGGTGAACACCATCGGTTCCAAGTCCGGCGACGTGGAGATCACCTCCCTGGTGGTGGCGCTGAAGGCGGAGATGGAGAAGATGCGGGAGCAGGTCCAGAATATTGAGTAG
- a CDS encoding YdcF family protein produces MTIFKAFLSLLIIALLVVMALFVDFTYKTFSAAPRLVQSDAIVVLAGGRGRIEEGVRLFREGKGNELFLVGVDPLVRKSDLYRPAAGDPPYERVILEKTSRNTLENAIFARDILVQHNVRSILLITSRYHLKRAAILFRHALPRDVAIYPYPVDSINVKERWWQHEGSFKLLFSEFYKYCLFRIFFLLAPGELRPVKL; encoded by the coding sequence ATGACGATATTCAAAGCATTTCTCTCGTTGCTGATCATTGCCCTGCTGGTGGTGATGGCCCTGTTCGTCGACTTCACCTACAAGACCTTCTCCGCCGCCCCCCGCCTGGTCCAGTCCGACGCCATCGTGGTGCTGGCCGGCGGGCGGGGACGGATCGAGGAGGGAGTACGGCTCTTCCGGGAGGGTAAAGGAAATGAACTGTTTCTGGTGGGGGTGGACCCACTGGTCCGTAAAAGCGACCTCTACCGTCCTGCTGCGGGCGATCCGCCCTACGAACGGGTTATTCTGGAGAAAACCTCCCGCAACACGCTGGAAAACGCCATTTTTGCCCGCGACATTCTGGTGCAGCACAATGTCCGCTCCATCCTGCTGATCACCTCCCGCTATCATCTCAAGCGGGCAGCTATCCTGTTTCGACATGCCCTGCCCCGCGATGTGGCCATCTACCCCTACCCCGTTGACAGTATCAACGTCAAGGAACGCTGGTGGCAACACGAGGGGAGCTTCAAACTGCTTTTCTCCGAATTCTACAAATACTGCCTGTTCCGTATTTTCTTCCTGCTGGCGCCGGGTGAGCTGCGACCGGTCAAGCTCTAG
- the rpoZ gene encoding DNA-directed RNA polymerase subunit omega has protein sequence MARVTVEDCLQQINNRFMLVMMTSKRVKQLYKGAPPLIDRKNNRYVVTALREIAAGKLSAEFTSRRSA, from the coding sequence ATGGCACGTGTAACCGTGGAAGATTGCCTGCAGCAGATCAACAATCGCTTCATGCTGGTGATGATGACCTCAAAGCGGGTCAAGCAGCTTTACAAGGGGGCTCCTCCCCTGATCGACCGGAAGAATAACCGCTATGTCGTCACCGCCCTGCGGGAGATCGCCGCCGGAAAGCTGTCCGCCGAATTCACCTCGCGACGTTCCGCCTGA